The following proteins come from a genomic window of Gynuella sunshinyii YC6258:
- the thrC gene encoding threonine synthase produces MKYISTRGNAPELGFEDVLLTGLASDGGLYVPKQLPHYPLHEIRSWRELPYHELAFKVVQPFVAGAIPDDVLKVMLQETYQGFAHTAVAPLTQLDHNEYVLELFQGPTLAFKDFALQLFGRLLDYVLEKRGERVVIMGATSGDTGSAAIEGCKRCQNVDIFILHPHNRVSEVQRRQMSTVISDNIFNIAVEGNFDDCQQMVKQSFGDQSFLKDERRLVAVNSINWARIMAQIVYYFYASLNLGGPDRKVAFSVPTGNFGDIFAGYLARQMGLPIEQLVIATNQNDILHRFMSQNLYKKEPLSHTLSPSMDIVVSSNFERLLFDLHDRDGASIKALMEKMSHEDVSIEVDRMAKAREIFDSFAVDDDLTCQTIKQVYQETGYLLDPHTAIGVKAAREVRRTFAVPMVTLGTAHPVKFSDAIERAGLQAPELPGHMSDLFRREERLFVLGNNLQEVQNFMAEKVFR; encoded by the coding sequence GTGAAATATATCAGTACTCGTGGTAATGCTCCGGAATTGGGTTTTGAGGATGTTCTGCTGACAGGGTTGGCCAGCGACGGTGGACTGTACGTTCCCAAACAGTTGCCTCACTATCCATTACACGAAATTAGAAGCTGGCGAGAACTGCCTTATCATGAGTTGGCTTTTAAAGTTGTTCAGCCGTTTGTTGCAGGCGCTATTCCGGATGACGTATTGAAGGTTATGCTGCAAGAAACCTATCAGGGATTTGCTCATACTGCGGTGGCTCCTCTGACCCAGCTTGACCATAACGAGTATGTGCTGGAGTTGTTCCAGGGGCCGACGCTGGCGTTTAAGGACTTTGCGTTGCAGTTGTTTGGTCGCCTGCTTGATTACGTTCTGGAGAAGCGCGGCGAGCGGGTAGTTATCATGGGGGCAACCTCAGGCGACACGGGCTCGGCGGCTATTGAAGGGTGTAAGCGCTGTCAGAACGTGGATATTTTTATATTGCATCCACATAACCGGGTGTCTGAAGTTCAGCGCCGGCAAATGTCGACAGTCATTAGTGACAATATTTTTAATATTGCCGTTGAGGGTAATTTTGATGACTGCCAGCAAATGGTTAAGCAGAGTTTTGGTGATCAATCCTTCTTGAAAGACGAGCGCCGACTGGTAGCTGTAAATTCAATCAACTGGGCCCGTATCATGGCTCAGATTGTTTACTATTTTTATGCGTCTTTAAATCTGGGTGGGCCGGATAGAAAAGTGGCTTTTTCAGTGCCAACGGGTAATTTTGGTGACATTTTTGCCGGATACCTTGCCCGGCAAATGGGGTTGCCGATTGAGCAGTTGGTCATAGCCACCAATCAGAACGATATTCTTCATCGTTTTATGAGTCAGAATCTTTATAAGAAAGAGCCATTATCGCATACACTGTCTCCATCAATGGATATTGTTGTTTCTTCTAACTTTGAACGTTTGCTCTTTGATTTGCATGACCGGGATGGAGCCAGCATAAAGGCCCTGATGGAGAAAATGAGTCATGAGGATGTGTCTATTGAGGTGGATCGAATGGCTAAGGCGAGAGAGATCTTTGACAGCTTTGCTGTTGATGATGATCTGACCTGCCAGACCATCAAGCAGGTATATCAGGAAACCGGTTATTTGTTGGATCCGCATACCGCTATCGGTGTTAAGGCTGCCAGAGAAGTTCGTCGGACATTTGCTGTTCCAATGGTGACTTTGGGAACAGCTCATCCGGTGAAGTTTTCCGATGCCATTGAGCGTGCCGGTTTACAGGCTCCAGAGCTGCCAGGTCATATGAGCGATCTGTTTCGACGTGAAGAGCGCTTGTTCGTATTAGGTAACAATCTGCAGGAAGTTCAGAACTTCATGGCCGAAAAGGTATTTCGCTAG